A single region of the Patescibacteria group bacterium genome encodes:
- a CDS encoding ATP-binding cassette domain-containing protein — MIEVNNLTKRFHDFVAVDDISFNINEGEIFAFLGPNGAGKSTTIKMLTTLLQPTGGKIILDGHDPVHQPDLARRSFGIVFQDPSLDDELTAWENMDLHGVLYDVPDKLRKERAEQLLKFVDLWERKDSLVKEFSGGMKRRLEIARGLLHHPKIIFLDEPTIGLDPQTRNLMWTYLKELNKNEGTTIFFTTHYMAEAEKIAQRIAIIDHGKIIATGTSEELKSQTKTNSLEEAFLALTGNTIREETANASDRMRLARRSWRR, encoded by the coding sequence ATGATTGAAGTCAATAATCTGACTAAAAGGTTTCATGATTTCGTGGCAGTTGATGATATCTCCTTTAATATTAATGAAGGAGAAATTTTTGCATTTTTGGGGCCGAATGGCGCCGGCAAATCAACAACGATTAAAATGCTGACAACTTTGCTCCAACCTACGGGTGGAAAAATTATACTTGATGGGCATGATCCAGTGCATCAGCCTGATTTGGCTCGCCGTTCTTTTGGCATTGTCTTTCAAGACCCAAGTTTGGACGATGAGCTGACCGCCTGGGAAAATATGGATTTGCACGGCGTGCTTTATGATGTGCCTGATAAATTGCGCAAAGAAAGGGCGGAGCAACTTTTAAAATTTGTTGATTTGTGGGAACGCAAAGATAGTTTGGTCAAAGAATTTTCCGGGGGCATGAAACGAAGACTGGAGATCGCCCGCGGCCTTTTGCATCATCCCAAAATTATTTTTTTGGATGAACCAACTATTGGCCTTGATCCGCAAACCAGAAATTTGATGTGGACATATTTGAAAGAATTGAATAAAAATGAAGGGACAACAATTTTTTTTACCACGCACTATATGGCAGAAGCGGAAAAAATCGCTCAGAGGATTGCCATTATTGACCACGGGAAAATCATTGCGACCGGCACCTCAGAGGAATTAAAGAGCCAAACAAAAACTAATTCATTAGAAGAAGCTTTTCTGGCCTTAACCGGAAATACCATCCGTGAGGAAACAGCGAACGCTAGCGATCGAATGCGCTTGGCGCGTCGTAGCTGGAGAAGATAA